GGGTTTCGTCTTCGCCACCATGGATCCGGAAGCCCCGGACCTCGAGGAATACCTCGGGGAAGTCGGCCGCATGGGCATCGACCTGATCGCCGAGCGCGGCAAGGACCTCGTGGCCGTCGAAGGCGTCCAGAAGTCGATCATCGGCTGCAACTGGAAGTTGGCCGTCGATAACCTGTTCGACTTCTACCATCCGCAGATCAGCCACGCTTCGGCGACGATGTCGGGCTTCCGCAAGCAGGTGGACAAGTTGAACGCAGAAGAACGCGAACTGGCCGCCAAGGCCGGCATCGCCGGCGGCAGCGGCGTCGGTCGTCCGCACCGCGTCGTGTTTGGCGCCTATGGCCACTGCGTCGGCGGTCCAAGACTGACCCCGGAGATCCGAGCGATCCGCACCCAATTGGCCGACAAGATAGATAGCCTGATCGACGACGATTTCCGCGACTGGCCGCAGGCGCAGGAGGCTCTGGGCGAGGTCGGCATCGACACTTCAGGCCACCCGAACATCTTCCCGAATCTTTGGGTCGCCTCGCAGGGCAGTCAACTCAGCCTGCGTCTTCCCAAGGGGCCAGGGCGGACGGAGATCTGGTGGTTCACCTTCATCGACAAGGCGGCGACGGAGAAACGCCAGAAGGACCGGGTCGAGCGGGGTAACCATGTGTTCGGCGCCGCCGGCCTGCTTGAGCAGGACGATGGTGAAAATTGGGATCAATCGACCCGCGCCATGCGCGGCGTCATCGCTCGTCGCTATCCTCTGAACTTCGCCATGGGCTCGGGCCATGATGAGGTGAAGGTCGCCTCGAACACCGCCTATGTGGATGGCCCCATCAACGAACACGCTCAGCTATGGACTTACCGTTCCTGGGCCGACTGGATGGACGCCGACAGCTGGGCGGCTCTTAAGCAGAACCACACGGTCCCGCCCGAGGCCGGCGCCCGACCCTAGCCAGTTCCGTTAGACCGTGAGGCGGCGCCCGATTGCGGCGCCGCCGGATCAATCCCTATGATTTTGGGCCAAATAGGTTGAGCGTTGGCCGAAAACTGACGTCGACGTTTACAAATCATAGGTCCCGGCCCAACTTTTTGCCCGAGCAAGGGACGCGGCGACAAGCGTCCACGGTCAAACTGGAGGACGCAAATGCTTCACGAAATCCGGGGGCCGTTCCGCAGCCTCGTCGATGTCAAGACCGGCCTGGTCGATCGTTCGATCTATGCTGACGAGGGCATTTACCAGCTTGAGTTGGAACGCATCTTCGCCCGAGCGTGGAACTTTATGTGCCACGAAAGCATGATCCCGAAGGCGGGCGACTTCTTCCTGAGCTTCATCGGCGAAGAGAGCGTGATCGCAACCCGCGACAAGAAGGGTGAGCTTCAGGTTCTGCTGAACAGCTGCCGCCACCGCGGCAATGCGGTCTGCCGCGCGGAAGAGGGCAACGCCCGGTCCTTCCTTTGCACCTATCACGGCTGGACCTACGGTCTCGACGGCCAGCTGATCGGCGTCCCCGGCTACAAGGACTTCTACCACGAGCAGCTCGACAAGAGCCAATGGGGCCTCGTCCGCGCCGGGAAGGTCGCCTCCTACAAGGGCTTCGTCTTCGCGACCATGGACCCGGAAGCGCCGGATCTTGAAGAGTTCCTCGGCGAAGTCGGCCGCATGGGCCTCGATCTGATCGCCGAGAAGGGCGAGGAGATGGTGGCGGTCAAGGGCGTCCAAAAGAGCGTCATCGGCTGCAATTGGAAGCTCGCCGTCGACAACCTGTTCGACTTCTACCACCCGCAGATCAGCCACGCCTCAGCCACCATGTCGGGCTTCCGCAAGCAGCTGAACAAGCTGACGACGGAAGAGATGGACATGGCCGCCAAAGCCGGTGTGCTGGGCGGGGGTCTGCGTCCCCACCACCGTGTTTCCATGGGCAAGTACGGCCACGCCGTCGGCGGCCCGCGCATCACCGAAGAGATGCTGGAGGCCCGGGCGATCCTTGGCGACAAGCTGGATGGCCTGGTGCAGGACCAGTTCCGTGATCGCCCGCAGGCGCAGGAAGCGCTCGGCGAGGTCGGCTTGAAGCAGGGCGGCCACCCTAACATCTTCCCGAACCTCTGGATGACCGGCTACCAGCTCTCGCTGCGTCTGCCCAAGGGCCCGAGCGCGACGGAAATCTGGTGGTTCACCTTTGTCCCGAAGGAGGAAACCGAAGAGCGGAAGGCCGAGATCATCGAGCGCGCCAACCATGTCTTCGGCGCGGCCGGCCTGCTCGAACAGGACGACGGTGAGAACTGGGACCAATCGACCCGCGCCATGAAGGGCGTGGTCGCCCAACGCTATCCGCTGAACTTCGGCATGGGCGTGGGTCTGGCCCCCGTGCAGCGGGTGGCGGGCGTCTCCTACGTCGACACCAACGTCAACGAACACGCCCAACTCTGGACCTATCAAGCCTGGTCGGAGTGGATGGACGCCGAAAGCTGGGCGCAGCTGGGGCAGATCGCGACCTCGGCGCCCCTCGACGGCGTTCGGTAAGGACCGCGAGCAAGCACTCAGGAACGCCTGGTCGCTCAGCGGCCGGGCGTTTTGATTCCGGCGGCGAAATTAACTGACGGCGTTTACAAAAGTGGCCGACGAGGCCAATCTACTTGCTAAAGCAAGGGTCGCGAAATGAGGCGGCCGCAGAACTTGGAGGATGTCCGAATGCTTTATGAAACCCAAGGGCCCTTTCGCAGTCTGGTGGATGTTCAGGCCGGGACGGTCGATCGCTCGATCTATGCGGACGAAGCCATCTATCAACTTGAGCTCGAGCGGATCTTCGCCCGCGCCTGGAATTTCATGTGCCATGAGACGCAGATTCCGAAGGCCGGCGACTTCTTCCTGAGCTTCATCGGTGAAGAGAGCGTCATCGCCACCCGCGACAAGAAGGGTGAGCTGCAGGTCCTGCTGAACAGCTGCCGCCACCGTGGCAATGCGGTGTGCCGGGCGGAAGAGGGCAACGCCCGGTCCTTCCTCTGCACCTACCACGGCTGGACCTACGGCCTCGACGGCCAGTTGATCGGCGTGCCCGGCTACAAGGGGTGACTACACGAAAGTGACGTATCTGCACGCTAAGGGCGAACAAATCCGGTACGATGCCAGCAGATGCTATTCGCAGGCTTTCCTGCCCCTTTTATGTGGTGCCGCCCTACGGGCGCCGATATGGGAGGGCGGCAATCCGATTGACCAACGATCGAGGTAGAACCCTGCTCGCCAAATATGTGAGCTGGTTGCCCATCCCCGGTATGGCGAAGGATTGCCGATAAACCAGAGCGTGGACTGCATGGGCCGCGCACCGGTCAACGTCCATCAAACCCAACCTCCCCCACTTCAAATCGCTGAGGGCAGCCATGTCTGTGTCGATTCCACCGGGTGCAAAAGATCCAACACTCACTCCCGTCCCGGCAAGCTCCACGGAAAGCGCTCGCATGAGGGTGCTCACATAGGCTTTCGACGCGCCGTAGACCGCTTGGAAGGGCACGGATGTTTCGCCCGCCAGGCTCGACACGGCGATTACTGAGGATTCAAACGGCTGCTCCCTGAAAATCGCAATCAGGCGAGCCAGCAAATCCGTGAAACCGAGTATGTTTGTTTCAATTACCTCGGCATAAGTGTCGGCACGGCCTGCATCAAATGAACCAACGCTCGTCATTCCGGCAACCAACAAAGCGGCTGTTACTTGCAATTCTGCAACCTTAGCCGCGATTTTCTCCCTGCCCTCGATTTCACGTTGATCAGCCACTATAATCTCGCACGGCACATTGAACCGCTCGTCAATTTCGGTCTGTAGCTCCCGCAAGTTGTCGAGCCTTCGTCCAACAATCAGGGGCTTGGCCTGGTACGATGCCGCCAAGCGGAGGGCGGACGCTCTGCCCAAACCGGTCGAAGCCCCTGTGACCAGCACCCACGAGTTCTTGATCGCCAGCGGTTTCACGCGTTTTCCAGAGCCTTGTATAGGGCGGTTTTGCCGATCTTGAGCCGGGCCGCCGCCTCACGAACAGTGAGGCCCGCTGCGATATGCGCCCGCGCTTTACGTAGTTTGTCGGGGGTAACGACAGGCCGGCGACCACCCTTGTTGCCCCGCTCGCGTGCGGCCTTGAGGCCGGCATGAGTGCGTTCACGGATCAGGTCACGCTCGAATTGGGCCAGCGAGCCGAAGATGTTGAACACCAGCATGCCGCCCGAAGTGGTGGTGTCGATATTCTCGGTGAGTGAGCGGAACCCGATGCCGCGCGCCGCAAGCTCGCCGACCTTCTCGATCAGGTGGCTCATCGAGCGGCCGAGGCGGTCGAGTTTCCAGACCACCAGCGTGTCGCCGGGGCGCAAATAGGCGAGCGCTTCGGTTAGGCCAGGCCGATCGGCTTTTGCCCCGGATGCGTGATCGTCGAATATACGGTCGCACCCGGCAGTGTTCAGCGCGTCAAGCTGGAGCGACAGCTTCTGGTCTGCGGTCGAGACGCGCGCATAGCCGATCAGCGCCACATGATGCCCGATCCTGTCCGTTTTCCCGTCATTATGCGATCTTGTCCGAATCGCCGTTACAGGTCCAGAGTTAACGGACATATTCCTGTTGGCCGCCAGAGGACCGTCTGACGGACACGCAAAGCGAAGGAGATGATGCTTGGCGAGACGGCGACTGGTGAGCCTGGAAATCTGGGCGAGGCATTATGGCGCGCCGCTCGATGAGCGCGAGATCGCGCGTCATTATACGCTGACCAGCGACGACCTGGAAATTGTCGGCCGCCGTCGCGGCGATGCCACCCGGCTCGGCTATGCGATGCTCATGCTATATATGAGATGGCCTGGCCGTGCGCTGGAAGCGGGCGAAGTCCCGCCCGCTCCTGTGCTCGCCTATGTGGCGCAGCAACTCGGCGTCGCGCCGGCAGCCTTCGCGGATTATGCCCATCGGGACCAGACCCGTCGCGAGCATCTCGTCGAAATCCGACGATCGCACGGGTTCAGGATTTTTGACCGCAACGCTTTCCGTGAAGTTGTCGCCTTCTCGGTCCCAATCGCGCAGACCATCATACACCCCGGCCAGATGGCAGACGTCATCGTCGATGAACTCCGGCGCCTGCAGATCCTCCTGCCTTCTCCGTCGATTCTCGAAGCGGTGCTGCGGCGGGCGCGCCAGCAAGCCGAACAGCTTACCTATGAAGTGCTCACGAATGGCCTGCTGCCTGACACCCTTCAGGGCCTGGACGATTTGCTGGCCCGACGACCGGGGCAGGTCGCGACATGGCTATCCTGGATGCGCAATGCGCCACAATCGCCGGCAGCGCGCAACATCCTGCGCCTGATCGAACGGCTCGCCTATATCCGCGCGCTGGGCCTCGATCGCGCCCGTGCCGACATGATCCCGGCTTTGACTTTTGACAGGCTGGCGGACGAAGGCAGCCGCATCACACCCCAGCACCTTGGCGAACTCAATGCCCTGCGCCGCCATGCGACGCTGGCGGCAACCGGCATCCGGCTTGAGGAAAGCCTGACCGACGCCACCCTGACGATGTTCGACAAGCTGTTGGGCAGCATGGCGCGCCGCGCCGAGAACCGGACCCGCGACAAAGCCCTCAAGACGGTGCGCGAGTTGCAAGGCCACCTCCGGACGCTCACGGGGTCTTGCCGCCTCCTCATCGACGCGCGCAGCAAGGGCGTGGATTCTCTGGCGCAGATCGAGGCGCTGGACTGGCAGCACTTCGCCGTGGCCGTCGAGCAGGCCGAAGTGCTCGGGCGACCGGAAACCGTCGATCGCACCGCCGAATTGATCGAGCGGCATCGGACGGTGAAGCTCTTTGTCGGCGCTTTTCTCAACGCCTTCGAGTTTCGCGGCGCCGGCGCGGTTCAGGGGCTCCTGTCAGCGCTGGCCATCATCGCGGAGCTATATCGGACCGGCAAACGGCGCTTGCCTGATCGCGTGCCGCTACGCTTTGTGCCGCCCGCATGGCGCCCGTTCGTCCTGCGGGATGGCATCGTTGATCGTGCCGCTTATGAACTATGCGCCTTGTCGCAACTACGCGAGCGGTTGCGAGCCGGGGATATATGGGTCGCGGGAAGCCGGCAGTTTCGCGATTTCGACAGCTATCTCATACCGCCGGCGACCTTTGCGGCGCTGCGCGAGAAGGGGCCGTTGCCGCTCGCCATCGAAACGGATTTCGAGCGCCATATCGAGGAACGGCGCACCAGGCTCGACACGGCGATCGAGCAGGTAACGGTCCTTGCACGGCAAGGGGAGCTGCCCCAGGTTAAGCTTGACGAAAACGGTCTCATCATCTCGCCGCTGAAGGCGGCAACACCGCCCGCCACCGAGATTGCCCGTCGCGCCGCCTATGATCGACTGCCGCGCGTGAAGATCACCGATCTTCTGCTGGAGGTCGATGCCTGGACCGGGTTCAGCGAATGCTTCATCCATCGTCGTTCGGGCCGGGAAGCCGACGATCGCAATGCGCTGCTCACGGTCATCCTCGCCGATGGCATCAATCTCGGCCTCACACGCATGGCGGAAACCTGCCGGGGCGCAAGTCTGCGTCAGCTCGCCCATCTTCACGACTGGCACATCAGCGAAGCCGCCTATGGCGAAGCGTTGGGAAGGCTGATCGACGCCCATCGCGCCATGCCGCTCGCCGCGCTGTGGGGAGACGGCACCACTTCGTCGAGCGACGGACAGCAATTTCATGCCGGGGGCCGTGGGGCCGCGATCGGCGACATCAACGCGCGCAGCGGCAACGAACCAGGCGTTGCCTTCTACACCCATGTCTCGGATCGATATGACCCCTTCGCAAGTCGGGTGATCGCGGCGACCGCTGGCGAAGCGCCCTATGTGCTGGATGGCTTGCTGTATCACCAGACCGGCCTGACGATCGAGGAGCACTACACCGATACGGGCGGGGCATCGGACCATGTGTTCGGCCTCATGCCCTTCTTCGGCTACCGCTTCGCGCCGCGCCTGCGCGACATCAAGGAGCGTCGTTTACACCTCCTTCCCGGCCAAGAATCCGGCCCCTTGCTTGCCGGCATGACGGCCGAACCGATCGCATTGGGTCATGTCGCGGCGCATTGGGACGAACTGCTGCGGTTCGCCACGTCGATCCGCACCGGCACCGTCACTGCTTCGGCAATGCTGCGCCGCTTGTCCGCCTATCCGCGACAGAACGGACTGGCCCTCGCACTACGCGAGCTGGGCCGCCTCGAACGCTCCATTTTCATGCTCGACTGGCTGCGCGACATCGACCTGCGCCGGCGCACCCAGGCGGGCCTCAACAAAGGCGAAGCCCGCAACGCGCTCGCCCGCGCGCTCTTCTTCAACCAGCTCGGCGAACTGCGCGATCGTCGGTTCGAGAACCAGACCTATCGCGCCTCCGGCCTCAACCTGCTCGTCGCCGCCATCATCTTGTGGAACACTCGCTATCTCGAAATGGCGCTGGCGGACATCGGCACAGCCGACGAAATCGCACGCCACATCGCGCCATTGGGCTGGGAGCATATCTCGCTGACCGGTGACTATAGCTGGAATGTTGAAGATCAACCCGATCCGGACGCCTTGCGACCGCTGCGCGCCGTCAACTCCCTACTTGCCGCGTGACGTTCGCTATCCGTTCGCCCTTTCCGTGCAGATACGTCACTTTCGTGTAGTCACCCCTACAAGGACTTTTACCACGAGCAACTGGACAAGAGCCAATGGGGCCTGGTTAAGGCCGGCAAGGTGGGCAGCTATCGCGGCTTCGTCTTTGCGACCATGGATCCGGAAGCGCCGGACCTGGAAGAATACCTCGGTGAAGTCGGCCGCATGGCCATCGACATCATGGCTGAGAAAGGCGACCTCGAGGTCGTCGGCGGCATCCAGAAAAACCTGATCGGCTGCAACTGGAAGCTGGCGGTCGACAACCTGTTCGACTTCTATCACCCGCAGATCAGCCACGCCTCGGCGGCCATGTCCGGCTTCCGACGGCAGATCGAGAACCTGACGCCGGAAGAACTGGAAAAGGCTCGCAAGGCCGGCGTCGTCACCGGCGTCGCCCGTCCGCACCACCGGGTGGTCTTCGGCGCTTACGGTCACGCGATCGGCGGCCCGCGCCTGACACAGGAAATTCGCGACGTCCGTCGCGAACTGGACGGTAAGCTGTCCCAGCTTGAAGTTGAGAAGTTCCGCGACAAGCCGGAAGCCGCAGCCCAGCTCGGCGAGATTGGCATCGATGTCACCGGCCACCCGAATATCTTCCCGAACATGTGGCTGACGAACGGCAACCAGGTTTCTCTGCGTTTGCCGCGTGGCCCTAGCAGCTGCGAGATCTGGTGGTTCACCTTCGTCCCGAAAGAAGCGACGCCTGAAGTCCGCGCTGACCTCGTTGATCGCGCGATCCACGTTTTCGGCGCCGCGGGCCTGCTCGAACAGGACGACGGCGAGAACTGGGATCAATCGACCCGGGCCATGAAGGGCCCGATCGCGCGCCGCTATCCTCTGCACTTCGGCATGAACGTTGGTGGCGGCGAGGTGAAGAATCAGGGTGGCGTGAGCTTTGTTGACACAAACATCAACGAGCACGCGCAGCTTTGGACCTATCAAGCGTGGTCGGAATGGATGGACGCCGACAGCTGGGCGGCGCTTCGTAAGGACCATACGCGTCCGCCTGAAGCCGCCTCGGCGCGCTGATACCGCAACCTGGGGCCCGCCAGCGCGGGTCCCAGGATTGCTTTAGCAAGCAATCTTTACTTACCTCCACCTTGTGTTAGCTTCATCACACAAGGTGAGGCCCGCATCTGTGAGCAGGCGCCTCCCACGTTTGGAGGACAACAATGCTTTACGACACACAGGGCCCATTCCGCACCATGGTCGACGAGAACACCGGCCAGGTGGATCGGTCGATCTTCGCCGACCAAGCGATCTACGAGGTGGAGCTGGAGCGCATTTTCGCCCGCGCGTGGAACTTCATGTGCCACGAGACGCAGATCCCGAAAGCCGGCGACTTCTTCCTCTCCTTCATCGGCGAAGAGTCTGTGATCGCCACCCGCGACAAGAAGGGCGAGCTGCAGGTCCTGCTGAACAGCTGCCGCCACCGCGGCAACGCGGTGTGCCGCGCGGAAGAGGGCAATGCCCGCTCGTTCCTCTGCACCTACCACGGCTGGACCTATGGCCTCGACGGCCAGCTGATCGGCGTTCCCGGCTACAAGGACTTCTACCACGAGCAGCTGGACAAGTCGCAGTGGGGCTTGGTGAAGGCCGGCAAGGTCGCCAGCTACAAGGGCTTCGTCTTCGCCACCATGGATTCGGAGGCGCCGGACCTGGAAGAATACCTGGGCCCGGTCGGCCGCATGAGCATCGACCTGATCGCCGAGCGCGGCGACATGGAGATCGTCGGCGGCGTTCAGAAAAACCTGATCGGCTGCAACTGGAAGCTCGCCGTCGACAACCTGTTCGACTTCTACCACCCGCAGATCAGCCACGCCTCGGCCTTCATGTCGGGCTTCCGCAAGCAGCTGGAAGGCGTCGACGCCGCTGAACAGGCGATTGTCGAAAAGGCCGAGATTAACGGCGGCATCCGCAACGCCCACCGCGTTGTCCTGGGCAAGTACGGCCACGCCATCGGCGGCCCGCGCCTCACCAAGGAAGTCCGTGAGGCGCGCGCCCTGCTGGGCCCGCGCTTCGAAGTCCTGACCAACGACAACTTCCGCATGACCGACAGCGCGCAGGAAGCCCTGGGCGAGATCGGCCTGGACGTGAACGGTCACCCGAACA
This is a stretch of genomic DNA from Phenylobacterium immobile (ATCC 35973). It encodes these proteins:
- a CDS encoding aromatic ring-hydroxylating oxygenase subunit alpha — its product is MLYETRGPFRSLVDAKAGAVDRSIYADDDIYQLELERIFARAWNFMCHESQIPKAGDFFLSFIGEESVIATRDKKGELQVLLNSCRHRGNAVCRAESGNARSFLCTYHGWTYGLDGSLIGVPGYKDFYHEQLDKSQWGLVKAGKVASYKGFVFATMDPEAPDLEEYLGEVGRMGIDLIAERGKDLVAVEGVQKSIIGCNWKLAVDNLFDFYHPQISHASATMSGFRKQVDKLNAEERELAAKAGIAGGSGVGRPHRVVFGAYGHCVGGPRLTPEIRAIRTQLADKIDSLIDDDFRDWPQAQEALGEVGIDTSGHPNIFPNLWVASQGSQLSLRLPKGPGRTEIWWFTFIDKAATEKRQKDRVERGNHVFGAAGLLEQDDGENWDQSTRAMRGVIARRYPLNFAMGSGHDEVKVASNTAYVDGPINEHAQLWTYRSWADWMDADSWAALKQNHTVPPEAGARP
- a CDS encoding aromatic ring-hydroxylating oxygenase subunit alpha — translated: MLHEIRGPFRSLVDVKTGLVDRSIYADEGIYQLELERIFARAWNFMCHESMIPKAGDFFLSFIGEESVIATRDKKGELQVLLNSCRHRGNAVCRAEEGNARSFLCTYHGWTYGLDGQLIGVPGYKDFYHEQLDKSQWGLVRAGKVASYKGFVFATMDPEAPDLEEFLGEVGRMGLDLIAEKGEEMVAVKGVQKSVIGCNWKLAVDNLFDFYHPQISHASATMSGFRKQLNKLTTEEMDMAAKAGVLGGGLRPHHRVSMGKYGHAVGGPRITEEMLEARAILGDKLDGLVQDQFRDRPQAQEALGEVGLKQGGHPNIFPNLWMTGYQLSLRLPKGPSATEIWWFTFVPKEETEERKAEIIERANHVFGAAGLLEQDDGENWDQSTRAMKGVVAQRYPLNFGMGVGLAPVQRVAGVSYVDTNVNEHAQLWTYQAWSEWMDAESWAQLGQIATSAPLDGVR
- a CDS encoding aromatic ring-hydroxylating oxygenase subunit alpha gives rise to the protein MLYETQGPFRSLVDVQAGTVDRSIYADEAIYQLELERIFARAWNFMCHETQIPKAGDFFLSFIGEESVIATRDKKGELQVLLNSCRHRGNAVCRAEEGNARSFLCTYHGWTYGLDGQLIGVPGYKG
- a CDS encoding SDR family NAD(P)-dependent oxidoreductase translates to MKPLAIKNSWVLVTGASTGLGRASALRLAASYQAKPLIVGRRLDNLRELQTEIDERFNVPCEIIVADQREIEGREKIAAKVAELQVTAALLVAGMTSVGSFDAGRADTYAEVIETNILGFTDLLARLIAIFREQPFESSVIAVSSLAGETSVPFQAVYGASKAYVSTLMRALSVELAGTGVSVGSFAPGGIDTDMAALSDLKWGRLGLMDVDRCAAHAVHALVYRQSFAIPGMGNQLTYLASRVLPRSLVNRIAALPYRRP
- a CDS encoding recombinase family protein; the encoded protein is MALIGYARVSTADQKLSLQLDALNTAGCDRIFDDHASGAKADRPGLTEALAYLRPGDTLVVWKLDRLGRSMSHLIEKVGELAARGIGFRSLTENIDTTTSGGMLVFNIFGSLAQFERDLIRERTHAGLKAARERGNKGGRRPVVTPDKLRKARAHIAAGLTVREAAARLKIGKTALYKALENA
- a CDS encoding Tn3 family transposase, which codes for MARRRLVSLEIWARHYGAPLDEREIARHYTLTSDDLEIVGRRRGDATRLGYAMLMLYMRWPGRALEAGEVPPAPVLAYVAQQLGVAPAAFADYAHRDQTRREHLVEIRRSHGFRIFDRNAFREVVAFSVPIAQTIIHPGQMADVIVDELRRLQILLPSPSILEAVLRRARQQAEQLTYEVLTNGLLPDTLQGLDDLLARRPGQVATWLSWMRNAPQSPAARNILRLIERLAYIRALGLDRARADMIPALTFDRLADEGSRITPQHLGELNALRRHATLAATGIRLEESLTDATLTMFDKLLGSMARRAENRTRDKALKTVRELQGHLRTLTGSCRLLIDARSKGVDSLAQIEALDWQHFAVAVEQAEVLGRPETVDRTAELIERHRTVKLFVGAFLNAFEFRGAGAVQGLLSALAIIAELYRTGKRRLPDRVPLRFVPPAWRPFVLRDGIVDRAAYELCALSQLRERLRAGDIWVAGSRQFRDFDSYLIPPATFAALREKGPLPLAIETDFERHIEERRTRLDTAIEQVTVLARQGELPQVKLDENGLIISPLKAATPPATEIARRAAYDRLPRVKITDLLLEVDAWTGFSECFIHRRSGREADDRNALLTVILADGINLGLTRMAETCRGASLRQLAHLHDWHISEAAYGEALGRLIDAHRAMPLAALWGDGTTSSSDGQQFHAGGRGAAIGDINARSGNEPGVAFYTHVSDRYDPFASRVIAATAGEAPYVLDGLLYHQTGLTIEEHYTDTGGASDHVFGLMPFFGYRFAPRLRDIKERRLHLLPGQESGPLLAGMTAEPIALGHVAAHWDELLRFATSIRTGTVTASAMLRRLSAYPRQNGLALALRELGRLERSIFMLDWLRDIDLRRRTQAGLNKGEARNALARALFFNQLGELRDRRFENQTYRASGLNLLVAAIILWNTRYLEMALADIGTADEIARHIAPLGWEHISLTGDYSWNVEDQPDPDALRPLRAVNSLLAA
- a CDS encoding SRPBCC family protein: MGSYRGFVFATMDPEAPDLEEYLGEVGRMAIDIMAEKGDLEVVGGIQKNLIGCNWKLAVDNLFDFYHPQISHASAAMSGFRRQIENLTPEELEKARKAGVVTGVARPHHRVVFGAYGHAIGGPRLTQEIRDVRRELDGKLSQLEVEKFRDKPEAAAQLGEIGIDVTGHPNIFPNMWLTNGNQVSLRLPRGPSSCEIWWFTFVPKEATPEVRADLVDRAIHVFGAAGLLEQDDGENWDQSTRAMKGPIARRYPLHFGMNVGGGEVKNQGGVSFVDTNINEHAQLWTYQAWSEWMDADSWAALRKDHTRPPEAASAR
- a CDS encoding aromatic ring-hydroxylating oxygenase subunit alpha, with amino-acid sequence MLYDTQGPFRTMVDENTGQVDRSIFADQAIYEVELERIFARAWNFMCHETQIPKAGDFFLSFIGEESVIATRDKKGELQVLLNSCRHRGNAVCRAEEGNARSFLCTYHGWTYGLDGQLIGVPGYKDFYHEQLDKSQWGLVKAGKVASYKGFVFATMDSEAPDLEEYLGPVGRMSIDLIAERGDMEIVGGVQKNLIGCNWKLAVDNLFDFYHPQISHASAFMSGFRKQLEGVDAAEQAIVEKAEINGGIRNAHRVVLGKYGHAIGGPRLTKEVREARALLGPRFEVLTNDNFRMTDSAQEALGEIGLDVNGHPNIFPNLWVATNGHQLSLRLPKGPDKCEIWWFAFVPKEAPDWKKAELIERSIHVFGAAGLLEQDDGENWDQSTRAMKGVIAKRYPLNFSMGLKHGVVNHAEGDLHYIDTTTNEHAQLWTYRGWAEWMDAESWGQLKQISVEHPGDLV